The Tolypothrix sp. PCC 7712 region GAAATGTTAATTGCTGGTGTAGTGTCCGGTTTATTGGGCGTAGCTGTGGGAATTCCGGCGTTACGATTGCGAGGAATTTATTTAGCGATCGCTACAATTGCCTTTGTAGAAGTTCTGCGAGTTATTTCCCTTAATTTGGAGATTACAGGCGGTGCTGTAGGAATTTTTGGGATTCCTCAACCCTTCCAAAGCCAAATCGAATATTTATGGATAGCTTTGCCATTACTAATAATTGCAATGGTAATGTTTTACCGTCTGGAACGGATTAAGGTAGGTAGGGCATTTACTGCAATTAGAGAGGATGAACTAGCAGCCGGATCGATGGGAATTAACCCCACATACTACAAGGTTTTAGCATTTACATTAGGTGCAATTCTCGCAGGTGTCGTTGGTGCAATTAGCGCCCATTTTCTCAATACTTGGAATTCTCGTCAAGGGACTTTTGATGCTAGTATTATCTACTTAACTTTTGTATTAATTGGTGGTTCCAGAACTTTTTTAGGTTCGGTTGTAGGAGGAATGGTATTTACAGCTTTACCGGAAATTCTCCGAGGACTAGCTGATACAGGAGGATTACCAAATTGGTTAGCGCAATTCCTCAGAGACGGGAGATTAATTATTTTTGGTTTACTGATTGTAGTGGGAACAATCTTTTTCCCTCAAGGTTTAGTAACTCCTGATATTTTTAAAAAAGGCAAGTTGAAAAAAAAAGCAAAAAATTGATGCATAAATATGCAATAAAATATGCTTAAAATACCAGATATTTTTAATTTTCCTAACTAGTTCATAGCTCCTAATCTCTAATATGCAAACAGCCGATAACAATAGTATTGTCCTAGAAGCCAAATCTTTAACTCGCCGATTTGGTGGTTTAGTGGCTGTCAATAATGTATCTTTTGCAGTCAGAAAATATGAGATTTTTGGATTAATTGGCCCTAATGGTGCAGGTAAAACTACATTATTCAATCTGATTACTGCTTTAATTCCGCCTTCGAGTGGAGAATTAATTTATCAAAATCAAAATATTTCTCAACTACGTCCGTACAAAATAGCAGGTTTAGGGATTGCGCGGACTTTTCAAAATATTCGCTTGTTTGGTGAATTGTCGGCTTTAGAAAATGTGATTGTCGGCAGGCATTTACATACCAACAGTAGTATGATTAAAGGGGTTTTAGGATTACCACCTGCACCGAGTGAAGAATCTAAAAGTAGAAAACAAGCTTTAGAATTATTGGAGATGGTGGGATTAAGCGATCGCGCCCAAGAAAAAGCCAAAAACTTTGCTTATGGCGATCAACGTCGCTTGGAAATCGCCCGCGCTTTAGCTTTAGAACCGCAAATCTTACTCCTCGATGAACCAGCAGCGGGAATGAACCCCAGCGAAAAGCAGCAACTCAGCGAATTTATCCGCAATCTCAGGGAACGCTTCAACTTAACGATTGTGCTGATTGAGCATCATGTACCCTTAGTGATGGGATTGTGCGATCGCATTGCTGTTTTAGATTTTGGACAATTAATTGCTTTGGGTGAACCAGCTACAGTGCGGGATGATCCAGCAGTAATTGAAGCTTATTTGGGAAATGCATGAGGATTTTAACCGCAGATGAACGCAGATGAACGCCGATATGTAAATGATAAAGAAGATTTTACGATTTTAGATGTTAAAGACCTTGATGTTAATTATGCTGGTATTCAAGCTCTTAAAAATATCAATTTGACAATTAAAAAAGGTGAAGTAGTTACCTTAATTGGTGCAAATGGTGCAGGTAAAACAACCACTCTCCGCGCTATATCGAAAATTGTCAATCCTAAAAGTGGTCAAATTATTTATAGTGGCAGAAATATTACTCGCCGCCAAGCTTATGAGGTGGTGAAATTAGGTGTCGCCCATTGTCCGGAAGGACGGAGGGTGTTAGCACGGCAAACAGTTTTCGATAATTTATTATTAGGTGCTTATATTCGTAACGATCAAGCAGCTATTAAAGCCGATATTCAGCGTCAATATGAGTTATTTCCTCGGTTAGCCCAAAGACGCAATCAACTAGCAGGAACTCTTAGCGGTGGCGAACAACAAATGTTAGCGATCGCCCGTGCTTTAATGAGTAAACCACAACTCCTGCTTTTAGATGAGCCTAGCTTGGGTTTAGCCCCCGCAATTGTTAGAGAAATTTTTACTATTATTGAAAATCTCCGCGCTACTGGCGTGACAATTTTGTTAGTTGAACAAAACGCTAATTTAGCTTTGCAAATTGCTGATAGGGGCTATGTTTTAGAAGCTGGTGCTATTACTTTAACAGGTGCAGCTTCAGAATTATTGACCGATGAGCGTGTTAAAAAAGCTTATTTAGGGTAAAGATTTGGGAGACATAAGTATATGGTACATTCACCAACTAAAACCCTGACTTTGGAGGAGTTTTTACAACTCCCGGAAACGAAGCCAGCTAGTGAATATATTAATGGGCAAGTAATTCCAAAACCAATGCCACAAGGCAAACATAGTAGACTTCAGGGTGAACTAATTAGTTCTATCAATTCTTTAGTTACGCCTCAAAAAATTGCCCTAGCCTTTCCAGAATTGCGGTGTACATTTGGCGGACGTTCCATTGTTCCAGATGTCGCTGTGTTTGCTTGGGAAAGAATTCCTTTGGATGCAAGTGGAGATGTAGCTAATGTTTTTGAAACACATCCAGATTGGACAATTGAAATTTTATCACCTGACCAAAGTCAAACGAAAGTAACAGGCAATATTTTACATTGCCTCAAGTATGGTAGTAGTTTAGGTTGGCTACTAGATCCAGATGAAAAATCTGTTTTAGTCTATCCCCCAAAACAGCAACCAATACTTTTACAAGAAGAAGATGAAATATTACCAGTTCCAGATTTAATTAAGAATTTACAATTGACTGTAGGGCAATTATTTGGTTGGTTAAAGTTATAGAATATTTTAGGTGAATTAGTTCTAACCAGCTTCTAGAACGATATAATAAGCGCTGGAATAACAGTGCAAAAATTGACTACTTAACTTTTATATAACTAATAAAATTGGCATCAGTTCATATTAATACTGACGGTAGCGCTGACCTTTTTTATGATGATGGTGAGCTATTTGGCGGTCATAAAATTATTGTCTCTATTGATTGTAACGGAGTTTGTGAAGATGCTCAAATCGCAGGCTAATACTGCGTCAATAGAAATTAAAATGTATTCTTGGCTCTAAGAGATTATTTATTAAGTAAAAATAAGATTACTGTAGGGTGTGTTAGGCGCTGATTTCCAATATGATTTGTCACGTAATAACTATCTTAGCGCCTAACGCACCATCCACGCGGCGGTGCGTTACGGCTAAATTTCATTGTCTCTAAGTCTCAAATACTTTCATAGCCGTAACACACCCTACTTAAGATTTACTTTAGAAAGTCTCTCTTACTGTTAAACACTTCCGATGGCTAATTATTGAGCCGACAGTAATTAATTTATCTTGTGATTTTCTTATCTCTATTATCCCTTTGCTATACATAAGGGTAACAATTTTTCATTTAAACTATTTTCTGTTCTTGCTTTTAAGAAAAATTGATACATCTTTAATCTTCTGGAAGTGAATTAAGTTTTTACAAAAGATTACAATATTTATCATATATTTAGATTGTTAGCCCTATTGTTAAGTATCTATCTTTGTATAGATGCGAATTTTATTAGCATAAATTACTAAATCTATGAGCCAAATTATCTGGATTGCAAGACACGCTAACCGCCTCGACTTCGTTAACCCTGATTGGTTCCTCACTGCTGAACGACGCTACGATCCACCTTTATCTGACGATGGTTTTATTCAAGCCAAGCAGCTAGCTAACCGCCTCCAGAAAGAGAAAATCAGCCATATTTTCGCTTCGCCTTTTCTGCGAACAGTGCAAACAGCCAATGCGGTTGCTCAAGCGCTAGATTTACCGATTAAATTAGAAACTGGTTTGAGTGAATGGTTAAATCCGGCTTGGATGACAGAAGAACCACAAAGGCTGTCAACGTCAGCATTAGCAGAATTATTCCCCAGAATTGATGTGAGTTATACGCCGCGCATTGCTGCCAAATATCCCGAAACAAAAGAACAAGTAAGGGCACGTTCGGGACAAACGGCTAGATGTTTAGCAGTGGAAAATTACCCACAGAACATTTTATTAGTAGGGCATGGTGCTTCTGTGCTAGGGGCAGCTATGGGTTTAGTAGGAGAAATTGCTCAAGCTGAAGTTAAAGCTTCTTTATGTTCTTTAGTAAAAGTAGTGCTGCAAGACTCAGAATGGTTGTTAGAGCTGAAGGGGGATACTTCTCATTTAATGGAAGTAGAGGAAGTAATTCGATTTGTTTAAATCCCTAAGAGGATTTAAAAATCCTCGCTTCCGCTAATCTAGATACATTGCCATTTACTGAGAAAGTTACTCATTTACTTATAAGTTTTATGACATTATTACTAGCAGGAGATATCGGCGGCACAAAAACTATTCTGCGATTGAGTGAAATAGCAGACTCACCAGGAATCACGGAATCATCAGACGCACAGGCTTTACGCAATATTTATGAGGAAACTTTTCACAGTCAGGATTTTCCTGATTTAGTGCCGATAGTTCAGCAGTTCCTCGTTAAAGCCAAGTCCGCGACACCACAAAAGGCTTGCTTTGCGATCGCAGGGCCAGTGGTTCATAATACTGCCAAGCTGACAAATTTAGCTTGGTATTTGGATAGCGAACGTCTACAACAAGAACTGGGAATTGCTTCTGTTTCGCTAATTAATGACTTTGCAGCCGTTGGTTACGGCATTTTTGGCTTAAACAGCAAACATTTGGTGACTTTACAAGCTGGGAAGCCAAAACACGATGCACCGATTGCCATTATTGGCGCTGGTACGGGATTAGGACAAGGCTTTTTAATTAAGCAGGGAGAACATTATCAAGTTTTTCCCTCAGAAGGTGGACACGCCGACTTTGCGGCGCGCAACGAGTTAGAATTTCGGCTGATGAAATACTTGCTGGATAAACATGATATCCAGCGCGTTTCTGTAGAACGGGTAGTTTCTGGGATGGGAATCATCTCGATTTACCAATTTTTGCGCGATCAAAAGGTGGCTGTGGAATCACCAGATATCGCTCACATTGTGAGAACCTGGGAAGAAGAGGCAGGAAAATTAGAGAAAAGTGTCGATCCAGCTGCAACTATTGGTATTGCTGCCTTACAAAAACGCGATCGCCTTTCGGAACAAACTATACAATTATTTGTAGAAATTTATGGTGCAGAAGCCGGAAATCTCGCCATTAAACTTCTACCTTATGGCGGATTGTATATTGCTGGTGGTATTGCTCCCAAAATTCTGCCTTTAATGCAAGAGGGTAGTTTCCTATTAAACTTCACCCAAAAAGGTAGGATGCGTTCTCTCCTCGAAGAAATACCGGTATATATTATTCTCAACCAACAAGTAGGGCTAATTGGTGCTGCTTTATATGCAGCTAGGTTATAACAGCTAGTACCACTAGGCGGAATTTAAAATTCTTTCATTCAAAATTCAAATTTCCTAAGGCTTGCTTTATCAGCTTTTGTTGTCTTTTGAATCTGAACTTTATTTCCGCTTTGCTGTACTAGCAGCATCAGTGATATCCGCATCTCTGAAGCAAAAACTATGACAATCAAATTTTTATTGCCCCTATTTGCCGCCACACTTGTGTGTAGCGGATCTTTGTTGGTAGATGCACGTCAACCCAAGCCAAAGGTTACTCCCGCCAAAACCACAGTTACTCAACCTGTGCAGCCACAATGGAAGGTGTATACAGTCCCAGATGGACGCTTTAGCGTGTTAATGCCAGGAATCCCCAAAAGAGATACGCAATCGCAAAAAACCTATATGGGGGAAATCAACCTAGAAATATTTATCGCTCAACCACCAAAACAGGAAGTAGCTTATGTAGTTACTTATAATGATTTCCCCTATAGTTATGGTGAATTGGCAAACCCGCAAGCAGTCCTGAATAACGCTAGAGATTTGGCTTTAAAAACTACGAAAAGCAATTTAATTAGCCAGCGGGATATTCGTAGTACAAATGGTCATCCAGGAAAAGAAATTGAGTATATCAATTCTGGTGGTAAAGTCACTAAAAGTAGAATGTATTTTGCTCAAGGGCGCTTGTATCAAGTCATGGCAATAACTACCAGAAAACAACGCCGCAGTTTAGCTAAAACCATTAATGGTTATTTAAATTCCTTCAATGTGGTTTTAAAAGCTTGATTTTCATGTTCACAAACTCATTAATTAGTATTTGATACCCTCACGGGTATCAATACATGAGTAAAGCTTAATCGGCAGATATTAGTTATACCAATTTGAAAAAAGAACGCGACAGATTGTAGGGGCACGGCATCCATAATTTTGTCGCATATCAAATTATCTTACTGGTGCCGTGCCCCTACGGGTAATACCTTATATTTGTAGCTTTTTAATCAACCTTAACTCGTTGGTTGTGAATGCGATCGCTTTTTCTATGAATGCTCATTGATAAACAACCTTAACTCCTTGGTCACGAATGGGTTAAGGTTCTCTATGGATGAGGTAGTGTTGATAAGCAACCTTAACTCCTTGGTCACGAATGGGTTAAGGTTCTCTATGGATGAGGTAGCGTTGATAAACAACCTTAACTCCTTGGTCACGAATGGGTTAAGGTTCTCTATGGATGAGGTAGCGTTGATAAACAACCTTAACTCCTTGGTCACGAATGGGTTAAACCATGTTGGATTTTAGGTAGATAAATCCTATGTAGGGAACATCCACAATCTTTTGCTATTTTCAGTTATCTGACTATTGCCGTACCCCCATTCAATGGCATTCTTTTTTCAAAAAAGTACTAAACTGAAAACAACAAGTCCATAGCATTTGAATGTATGACGAATCGTGAAGAACTGATTCAGGAAATAGAAGAAGCTCCCGATGATATAGTTCAGTCAGTGCTAGATTTTTTAAATAGAGTAAAAGCCACACGCAAAATTCATCCCCTCGCTAAATTTGCAGGCATTTTAAGTGATGTTGAAGCAGAAGAAATAAGACAGTCAATAGTAGCAGAATGTCGGCAGGTTGATATAAATGAGTGGTGAGATTGCCCTGGATACTTCTGTGGCTGTGCGTTTTTTGAATGGAGATAGAGTGGTTGTTTCTCGGGTACTAGCATTACCAGAAGTAGTTCTCCCTACAGTCGTAGTTGGAGAGTTGCTTTTTGGTGCAGAAAATTCAACTCGTCCATTACAAAATTTACCTCGTTATCTAGAATTTATTCAGACTTGTGTAGTTGTACCATTAAGCCAAGAAACTGCAACAGTATATGCAAAAACGAGAATGGCACTGAAGCGTAAAGGAAGACCAATTCCCATGAATGATGTTTGGATTGCAGCACAGTGCTTAGAGCAGGCTTGGGTTTTAGTTACAGATGATACAGACTTTGATTATGTGGATAACTTGGTGTTAGAGCGTTGGTAATTGGTAGTATACAAATACTAAAATGCGATCGCACTCTCTTCACTACAACCAAAATGCGATCGCTATTGAGATAGTGGAAAAATTCATCAGAGGTGGGTGACCTGAGATTCGAACTCAGAACCAGCGGATTAAGAGTCCGATGCTCTACCGTTGAGCTAGTCACCCACACGAATAATGATTATAGCAAATTGCTGACGGCTTTACTAGTGCAGTCTGGGAGCAGGTTTTAAGCTCTAGGGAGTTTTACTATAAATGTAGTTTTTCCGGCTACACTTTCTACCTGAATTTTACCGCCTAAATTGGTGACCATTTTTTGCACTAATGCTAGTTCTAGTCCGGTGCCGCTATGTTTCCAGGGGTCATTTTTAGCGATGTGATAAAATGGCTCAAAAATTCTTGCTCGTTGTTGGGCAGATATTTCTAAGCCGGAGTTTTGGAAACTAATCTGCATCATATCTGCTATCAGTCGCACTGATACTGTGATGGTTTCACCAGTAGGCGTGTATTTGCAGATATGGTTAAGCAATTCTGTCACAATTCGCTCTAATTCTGTAATCTCTGTTGCTAAAGTTGGTAGTGCAGTATCAATCTTCAGCTTTAATTGTTGTTTCTGACAAGCGGTGACTTCCCGAAAAGACTCGACAATTGGGGGTAACCAGGTTTGTAAGTCGATGGGAATGAGGGTTTGGGGATCGGGTGGGGTTTGATGCTGGGTAAGTGTGAGCAAGTCTTGAATTAAGTTACTACCTCTACCACATTCGCTATGGAGTATCTGCAATAGTTGCGGCACTATGTCTTTATCTGATAGCCCTTCTAGATTAAGCATACTTTCAAGGGTTTGGGCTGCGAGATTAATGCTGGTAATGGGCGTGCGGAGTTCTTGCGCCAAAGCGCGGAGAAATTGGTGATTGAGGCGTTCAATGCTTGCTATTTCTTGCCCTTGGGTTTGGATTGTTAGATTGAGCCGCGAATTGCGAATTGCGATCGCACATTGACTGGCGATTTGCTGCACTACGCCATTTTCCCATTCATCAAATGGTTGTTGGGAAGCGCGGATCAGCCATAGATTGCCCAGCATTCCTTGGCGATCAAAAATTGGATAAGCTAGCTGAGTAATTACCTGCAATGTTGGTTGCCATCCGGGAAGAATTTCTACAGAATGCAGGGATTGTTTTTGCAATAAGCGTTGATAAACTTCCGGGAAGTCTGCAACTTGCTTGCTTACACCTTGATACAAAGGTGAACTATGGGTGTATTCATAGGCAATGGTTGCTAGGGTGCAGTCAATATCATAGAGTTCGATATGACAGCGATCGCTTTTGAGTAACTGTGCTAAATCTTGAACTACTGTTTCTAGTATTTGGCTGATATCAAGATTGTCGCGGATTTGTTCTGTGATGCGTTGCCACAGTGCTTGAAAGTCTTGAATCTTCTGTACTTGCTCTGCATACTCTTGGCGTTGCAACTCCATTTCCGCTTGCAGATTTTCTAACTGTTGCTGCAGTTCAGCTTGCTGGCTAGCAATGCCAATTTGTGCTGCTAACTGCTTGAGTAAGTCAATTTCTGCATCTCGCCATTGATGGGGTTTATCACAATACTGGGCAATTAATAACCCCCATAACTCTTGGTGTAAGAGAATTGGTACAACTAAATTCGCCCTAACTTGCAAAGAGGCGAGAAAATCTATTTGGCAAGGATGTAACCCTGCTGCATAAATGTCTTCAATAACTTGAATCCCGCCTTTTCTGTAGCGTTCTTGATGTTTAGTAGTAAAGCAAGGATCTTGGATATTTTTCCCCATTAGCGGGCCATGAGCAACTATAGTTGCTTCCGCTGCGATCGCACCAGTACCATCAGCCTGGAAGCGGTAAACTAAAACGCGATCGCAACTTAATAAATTCCGCGCTTCCTTAACTATTTGTGGCAGAATTGTCTCTAAATCTTGAGATTGGCAAATTTTTTGGTCTATATCTGCCAATAGTTGCGCTTTTTCTGCTTGCAGTTTTCCTTTGCGTTCTATCTGCTTGATTGGACTGATACTGCTACTAGTACCAATCAAGCGATAAATCCTTGAATTCGCATCTCGCAACGGTGTCAGCGTCGTACTCCACCATGTAGGAACACCTTGGAATTGCAAGCATTGTTCGTAGGAAATCGTTTTGCCAAAGCGCACGCAATCATTGTAATGCTGACGTACTTTCGCCGCATCCATAGGCGATAGTATATCCTCTGGCCTTTTGCCTTGGAGTTCTTCAGAGCTCATTCCCAGCCAGCGTTCATGAGTTGGGTTTAGTGCCACATAGCGAAAATCCCCATCTTCCAGCACATCTACTACAAAAATCGATGCCTGTCCAGAATCGTAGATGCTGAGTAGAAACTGATCGCTACTACTTTTGTCCGCATCTTTGCCGAAGAGAAAGTAAGGCGGAGATAGTGGTTTGAGTTCTACAGTTGATTCCGATTGGTTAATATTCATGCGAGAGTCCCTGTCTGGTATTACTGACTCATCTAGGCGCTCTCTCGTATAGTTACGGTCGTAAAAATTATCCTTAGCGCCTAAAGCAAAGGATTGTCAGCTTGGATCTATTGATATTTGCGTCTTTCTCTATTTCTCTTCAGAAATTACGGAAAGCCCATAAAAGTAAGCTTAACAAATCCTGCTGGTTGAAGAATAAAACATATGGGCAGGTTAGTGAAAAGTTACTCGATATTGATTTGTTAATAATTTCTTAAAGATTTTTGCATGTATTTTAAGTAAAATCAAGGACTATTGTGAATTATTGTGATTATTCTTAATAGGTGGGGCATGGGGCATGGGGCATTGGGCATTGGGCATTGGTAATGAGTAATGAGTAATGAGTAATGAGTAATGGCTATTCTCCCCTGCTTCCTCTGCTCCCTTATCTCCAGTCCCCAGTCCCCAGTCACCAGTCCCCAATCCCCAACCCCCAATCACTTCAACAACTTATAAGCATTCATCCCCGTCAAAATAGCAACCAGCAGCCAAGCGATCGCTAAACCGATAACTTCGCCTAGAAAAAACTGTGTGAGTTGACGTAAAATCAAGCCAATAGCTGAACCGATGGGCATGGCAATTGCCCAGCTAAATGCACTAATAAATATCCAGCGCCAAGCTAAAGGAACAGATTGGTAAATAGCCCACCATTGAGCGAATCCAATGACGAAACCGCCAATTAACCCAGAAAGCGCCTCATAAAGCATCCTCGTAGGGAGTAAGTCAGTTGTGGGTACAATCCAACCTATAGCACCTACACCAATAATTGCGATCGCACCCCAACCCCCCATTGTGAACAATACCCACTTCAGGTAAAAGCTGGTATTGGTGAGCATGATAGTCTGAGCTAGTGCGATCGCTAATCCGCCAATCATCGCCTGTAATATACCTAAATCTGGCTTTTCGCCAATTTCAATGAATAGCAGACTCACTAAAAAACCACTCAAAGTGGCTATTGTCCATTGCAAAGTAAAGCTAAATTGAGTTTTGACAGGTACAAATAACATCAAATTTTCTTTGGTAGGAGAATTGGTGTCGCAGCTTTGGTGTTAAACATCTCTAGAAACGCCCTGCGTCGCCTTTGGGGGGACTCTGGAGAGATATAACCCCATAAACTTTCCCAGTAGAAAAATGAGATACCATTAAATTTGCGATCGCGCGCTATCTTAACCTGTTCTTTGATTTGGGCAATCTCTACGGAATCGCGCAATGTGCCCGTTGATATCCCAATAGCTACAGGTATTTGACTGCGAGCAAATTCCACTGCTGGCTGTTCTATTTCTCTAATAAAACTATTTTTGTTATCTCGATATACCTGTAAAATCAACTCATCTATTAAACCTTTTTTTACCCAATCTTCCCAATTTTGTAAATAATATTTGTAAGCAAAAGCTTGAGAGTTGGGAGACAAAGAAATTTTTACATAAGGTTTAACTGCTTTCACAGATTGATAAATTGCTGCCATGAAATCAGTCAGTTTTTCTGATCGCCAACGCATCCATTCTGGGTTAAAAGGATTTTTTGGTGGACTTTTACCTTGGTGTTCTTGTTGGTAAAGTTCTATAGTAAAAGCATCGTAACCAAACTGTACTGGCATCCCAAAATGGTCATCAAGCTGAATTCCATCCACATCATATTTACTGACAACTTCTACAATTAGTTCTTGAATAAATTCTTGAACTTGTGGATGTAGAGGATTCAGCCAAGCTAATTTACTAACATGATTATTGCCAACTTCTTCTGGAGGAATCTCATTAATTGATTTAATACCTTCCTGCCCATTTGTTAGCCATTCCGGGTAACGTAGTGCTAATTGAGAATATGGTGGTGTCATAAACCCATATTCAAACCAAGGAACAATATTTATACCTTTAGGTTTAGCAAGTTGAATTAACTTGTCTAAAACATCTTGTCCCCCATGCATAATTTTGAGTAAAGGTTGAGTATCTGCACCTGTTACTCTTTTCGCAACTGTACTATTGTAAAAAGTATGACCTCTGTTCCAAACTACAGGATAAATAGTATTAAAGTTAAGCGCCGAAAGTTGGTTGACAGCGCGGTTAATACCCCAAGGGACAAAGAATACACCACTGGCAACATTAGTTAGCCAAACACCACGAATTTCGGTTGTAGTTGGAGGACTGGCTTTTTGGTAATAAACTGAATGAGAAGGAAGGGAAAATGCTATAAAGCATAATAATAATTCCAAACACAGCCAGTAACAAAAATAACGGCGGGCAAACCGATTCATT contains the following coding sequences:
- a CDS encoding ABC transporter ATP-binding protein; amino-acid sequence: MQTADNNSIVLEAKSLTRRFGGLVAVNNVSFAVRKYEIFGLIGPNGAGKTTLFNLITALIPPSSGELIYQNQNISQLRPYKIAGLGIARTFQNIRLFGELSALENVIVGRHLHTNSSMIKGVLGLPPAPSEESKSRKQALELLEMVGLSDRAQEKAKNFAYGDQRRLEIARALALEPQILLLDEPAAGMNPSEKQQLSEFIRNLRERFNLTIVLIEHHVPLVMGLCDRIAVLDFGQLIALGEPATVRDDPAVIEAYLGNA
- a CDS encoding ABC transporter ATP-binding protein, translating into MNADERRYVNDKEDFTILDVKDLDVNYAGIQALKNINLTIKKGEVVTLIGANGAGKTTTLRAISKIVNPKSGQIIYSGRNITRRQAYEVVKLGVAHCPEGRRVLARQTVFDNLLLGAYIRNDQAAIKADIQRQYELFPRLAQRRNQLAGTLSGGEQQMLAIARALMSKPQLLLLDEPSLGLAPAIVREIFTIIENLRATGVTILLVEQNANLALQIADRGYVLEAGAITLTGAASELLTDERVKKAYLG
- a CDS encoding Uma2 family endonuclease, which gives rise to MVHSPTKTLTLEEFLQLPETKPASEYINGQVIPKPMPQGKHSRLQGELISSINSLVTPQKIALAFPELRCTFGGRSIVPDVAVFAWERIPLDASGDVANVFETHPDWTIEILSPDQSQTKVTGNILHCLKYGSSLGWLLDPDEKSVLVYPPKQQPILLQEEDEILPVPDLIKNLQLTVGQLFGWLKL
- a CDS encoding DUF2262 domain-containing protein, whose translation is MASVHINTDGSADLFYDDGELFGGHKIIVSIDCNGVCEDAQIAG
- a CDS encoding histidine phosphatase family protein translates to MSQIIWIARHANRLDFVNPDWFLTAERRYDPPLSDDGFIQAKQLANRLQKEKISHIFASPFLRTVQTANAVAQALDLPIKLETGLSEWLNPAWMTEEPQRLSTSALAELFPRIDVSYTPRIAAKYPETKEQVRARSGQTARCLAVENYPQNILLVGHGASVLGAAMGLVGEIAQAEVKASLCSLVKVVLQDSEWLLELKGDTSHLMEVEEVIRFV
- a CDS encoding glucokinase, yielding MTLLLAGDIGGTKTILRLSEIADSPGITESSDAQALRNIYEETFHSQDFPDLVPIVQQFLVKAKSATPQKACFAIAGPVVHNTAKLTNLAWYLDSERLQQELGIASVSLINDFAAVGYGIFGLNSKHLVTLQAGKPKHDAPIAIIGAGTGLGQGFLIKQGEHYQVFPSEGGHADFAARNELEFRLMKYLLDKHDIQRVSVERVVSGMGIISIYQFLRDQKVAVESPDIAHIVRTWEEEAGKLEKSVDPAATIGIAALQKRDRLSEQTIQLFVEIYGAEAGNLAIKLLPYGGLYIAGGIAPKILPLMQEGSFLLNFTQKGRMRSLLEEIPVYIILNQQVGLIGAALYAARL
- a CDS encoding type II toxin-antitoxin system VapC family toxin; this encodes MSGEIALDTSVAVRFLNGDRVVVSRVLALPEVVLPTVVVGELLFGAENSTRPLQNLPRYLEFIQTCVVVPLSQETATVYAKTRMALKRKGRPIPMNDVWIAAQCLEQAWVLVTDDTDFDYVDNLVLERW
- a CDS encoding GAF domain-containing protein, with amino-acid sequence MNINQSESTVELKPLSPPYFLFGKDADKSSSDQFLLSIYDSGQASIFVVDVLEDGDFRYVALNPTHERWLGMSSEELQGKRPEDILSPMDAAKVRQHYNDCVRFGKTISYEQCLQFQGVPTWWSTTLTPLRDANSRIYRLIGTSSSISPIKQIERKGKLQAEKAQLLADIDQKICQSQDLETILPQIVKEARNLLSCDRVLVYRFQADGTGAIAAEATIVAHGPLMGKNIQDPCFTTKHQERYRKGGIQVIEDIYAAGLHPCQIDFLASLQVRANLVVPILLHQELWGLLIAQYCDKPHQWRDAEIDLLKQLAAQIGIASQQAELQQQLENLQAEMELQRQEYAEQVQKIQDFQALWQRITEQIRDNLDISQILETVVQDLAQLLKSDRCHIELYDIDCTLATIAYEYTHSSPLYQGVSKQVADFPEVYQRLLQKQSLHSVEILPGWQPTLQVITQLAYPIFDRQGMLGNLWLIRASQQPFDEWENGVVQQIASQCAIAIRNSRLNLTIQTQGQEIASIERLNHQFLRALAQELRTPITSINLAAQTLESMLNLEGLSDKDIVPQLLQILHSECGRGSNLIQDLLTLTQHQTPPDPQTLIPIDLQTWLPPIVESFREVTACQKQQLKLKIDTALPTLATEITELERIVTELLNHICKYTPTGETITVSVRLIADMMQISFQNSGLEISAQQRARIFEPFYHIAKNDPWKHSGTGLELALVQKMVTNLGGKIQVESVAGKTTFIVKLPRA
- a CDS encoding glycoside hydrolase family 10 protein, which encodes MNRFARRYFCYWLCLELLLCFIAFSLPSHSVYYQKASPPTTTEIRGVWLTNVASGVFFVPWGINRAVNQLSALNFNTIYPVVWNRGHTFYNSTVAKRVTGADTQPLLKIMHGGQDVLDKLIQLAKPKGINIVPWFEYGFMTPPYSQLALRYPEWLTNGQEGIKSINEIPPEEVGNNHVSKLAWLNPLHPQVQEFIQELIVEVVSKYDVDGIQLDDHFGMPVQFGYDAFTIELYQQEHQGKSPPKNPFNPEWMRWRSEKLTDFMAAIYQSVKAVKPYVKISLSPNSQAFAYKYYLQNWEDWVKKGLIDELILQVYRDNKNSFIREIEQPAVEFARSQIPVAIGISTGTLRDSVEIAQIKEQVKIARDRKFNGISFFYWESLWGYISPESPQRRRRAFLEMFNTKAATPILLPKKI